The Leptospirales bacterium genome has a window encoding:
- the sfsA gene encoding DNA/RNA nuclease SfsA: MYYSAPLTEALLLRRYKRFLADVRLPDGSTQTVFCANPGSMRTCLGEGWRARISDSGPNSKRKLRYTLEQVHNGRCWIGVKTHQANFAVREALQQGRLRELGAVTMLKSEVQVSAHSRLDFALRLNGRPCYLEVKSVSMCEGGVYYFPDAPSARARRHLSEMSALHARGARAILLFLIQRSDGRLLRAAETIDPAYARALRLAAAAGVEVRAYRLQLGARRLRLAGPVQIEL, from the coding sequence GTGTACTACTCCGCGCCTTTGACCGAAGCGCTGCTCTTGCGGCGCTACAAACGCTTTCTGGCCGATGTGCGCCTGCCGGATGGAAGCACGCAAACGGTTTTTTGTGCTAACCCTGGCAGCATGCGCACCTGCCTGGGCGAAGGCTGGCGCGCACGCATCTCAGATAGCGGCCCAAATTCAAAGCGCAAGTTGCGCTACACGCTGGAGCAAGTGCACAACGGCCGATGCTGGATTGGCGTCAAAACACACCAGGCAAATTTTGCCGTGCGCGAGGCCTTGCAGCAGGGGCGCCTCAGGGAACTGGGCGCTGTGACCATGCTGAAGAGCGAGGTGCAGGTATCGGCGCACAGTCGACTGGACTTTGCTTTGCGACTCAATGGCCGACCGTGCTACCTCGAAGTAAAGAGCGTCTCAATGTGCGAGGGCGGCGTATATTACTTTCCGGATGCGCCCAGCGCGCGCGCTCGAAGGCACCTGAGTGAAATGAGCGCCTTGCACGCTCGCGGGGCGCGCGCCATCTTGCTGTTCTTGATTCAACGCAGCGATGGTCGTTTGCTGCGTGCGGCGGAAACAATTGATCCGGCCTACGCTCGCGCATTGCGTCTTGCAGCTGCGGCCGGAGTCGAAGTGCGCGCTTATCGCCTGCAGCTGGGCGCGCGCCGCCTTCGCCTGGCAGGCCCGGTGCAAATAGAGCTGTAG
- a CDS encoding TonB-dependent receptor plug domain-containing protein, whose protein sequence is MWLASLGLLLALPGLALAEDSTLTDPVEVTAPRSDDDPQLRSSAATVIETDQVRRAHASLGEALDGQAGLRVRRYGGEGAYETLSIRGANPNQVNFYIDGIPLNNAVSGEVNLADFNLDAFERVEVFRGGEYPGSPIGGAVNLVTRHAGGVSGGRLRAEGGSFGSYALAGGAWGGETLRYAASARVARSDQDYPFHNDNGTPNLNYFDDFEDQRRNAGYRSLYATINLGFDALGAQWTALNDLSYRKNGAPGPASAQTTAANLASFRNTSGLAADWRGLGLEALRLQSRLYYTEYQTDFEDPQQEIAGPGGGSEARLQHFGWIVEPWLYLPEYYQTIKLYLSIEREIYHADQRNRYDQRLQKFPTRTRHTSLARLEDLFEFFNARLRLTPAYEWRRTLDRFQDAAQNIRNLNPIGAERRKLEYDSLRLGAALALWRGEALRVELRGAAERGRRMPLFLELFGERGSILGNATLRPEQSRSAELGPFVQWQQSLWLAELSVAAFHRSVRDLILLTPNSQFSLRAENVDAADFRGLESSLRIERKESFRFYANYTYQRAINASSVAYLRGKYLPLRPLHELQSGLTLLPSPFEITLEATFVGAVYRDRTNEPFSYLPGRWIYNFVLGWSILGAAQEKEELLANFEVRNVQNTRVADLVNYPLPGRSYYASLQYRF, encoded by the coding sequence GTGTGGCTTGCCAGTCTTGGCCTGCTTCTGGCTTTGCCAGGTCTGGCGCTGGCCGAAGACTCGACGCTTACCGATCCAGTTGAAGTTACGGCGCCGCGCAGCGATGACGATCCGCAGCTGCGTTCCTCGGCTGCGACCGTCATCGAAACCGATCAGGTGCGTCGCGCCCACGCCAGCCTGGGCGAGGCTCTCGATGGTCAGGCCGGTCTGCGCGTGCGACGCTATGGCGGCGAGGGCGCCTACGAGACGCTTTCCATTCGCGGCGCCAATCCCAATCAAGTAAACTTCTACATAGATGGCATTCCGCTCAATAACGCCGTCAGCGGCGAGGTGAATCTGGCCGACTTCAACCTGGACGCTTTCGAACGCGTCGAGGTTTTTCGCGGCGGCGAATATCCCGGCTCGCCCATTGGCGGCGCTGTGAATCTGGTTACGCGCCATGCCGGCGGCGTATCGGGCGGCCGTTTGCGCGCCGAGGGCGGTTCCTTTGGCAGCTACGCGCTGGCTGGCGGCGCCTGGGGCGGCGAAACGCTGCGTTACGCGGCCTCGGCGCGTGTGGCCCGTTCCGACCAGGACTACCCCTTCCACAATGACAATGGCACCCCCAACCTGAACTACTTCGATGATTTTGAAGACCAGCGCCGCAATGCCGGCTATCGTTCGCTGTATGCAACTATCAATCTGGGCTTTGATGCCCTCGGCGCACAGTGGACGGCGCTGAACGATCTGAGCTACCGCAAGAACGGCGCGCCGGGCCCGGCCAGCGCTCAGACCACGGCGGCCAACCTCGCCTCCTTTCGCAATACCAGCGGCCTGGCCGCCGACTGGCGCGGACTGGGACTGGAGGCCCTGCGACTGCAAAGTCGCCTCTATTATACGGAATACCAGACGGACTTTGAGGACCCGCAGCAGGAAATTGCCGGACCCGGCGGCGGAAGCGAAGCGCGGCTACAGCATTTCGGCTGGATTGTGGAGCCCTGGCTCTACCTTCCTGAATACTACCAAACAATAAAGTTGTACTTATCGATCGAACGCGAGATCTACCATGCCGACCAGCGCAACCGTTACGATCAGCGACTGCAAAAATTTCCGACGCGCACCCGGCATACGAGCCTTGCTCGCCTGGAGGACCTCTTCGAATTCTTCAATGCCAGGCTGCGCTTGACGCCGGCCTACGAGTGGCGTCGCACGCTGGACCGTTTTCAGGACGCCGCCCAGAATATCCGCAACCTCAATCCAATTGGCGCCGAACGACGCAAGCTGGAATACGACAGCCTGCGTCTGGGCGCAGCACTGGCCCTCTGGCGCGGAGAGGCGCTGCGTGTTGAGCTGCGCGGCGCGGCGGAGCGCGGTCGAAGGATGCCGCTGTTCCTTGAACTTTTTGGCGAACGCGGCAGCATTCTGGGCAATGCGACGCTTCGCCCGGAGCAGTCGCGCAGCGCGGAGCTGGGGCCCTTTGTACAATGGCAGCAGAGCCTCTGGCTGGCCGAGCTTTCGGTCGCCGCTTTCCACCGCAGCGTGCGCGACCTGATCTTGCTGACGCCCAATTCGCAGTTCAGCCTGCGCGCCGAGAATGTGGATGCCGCGGACTTCCGCGGACTGGAGTCCTCGCTGCGTATCGAGCGCAAGGAAAGCTTTCGATTCTATGCAAACTATACGTATCAGCGCGCCATCAATGCCAGCTCGGTAGCTTATCTGCGCGGCAAATACCTGCCGCTGCGGCCGCTGCACGAACTGCAAAGCGGACTTACGCTTTTGCCTTCGCCCTTTGAAATTACGCTGGAGGCGACCTTTGTTGGCGCCGTGTATCGCGATCGCACCAACGAGCCCTTCAGCTATCTGCCCGGCCGCTGGATTTACAACTTTGTCCTCGGCTGGTCGATTCTGGGCGCAGCCCAGGAAAAGGAAGAACTGCTGGCCAACTTCGAGGTGCGCAATGTTCAAAATACGCGCGTTGCCGATCTGGTCAACTATCCGCTGCCCGGAAGGAGTTACTATGCTTCGCTACAGTATCGCTTTTGA